Proteins found in one Loxodonta africana isolate mLoxAfr1 chromosome 21, mLoxAfr1.hap2, whole genome shotgun sequence genomic segment:
- the LOC100669411 gene encoding haptoglobin, translating to MGATSWSYHFHVSVFLFWLLYGRGVLWTDQLCPPFLSCLCSALGAVVALLLWGQLFAVDVGNEATDIADDGCPKPPEIANGYVEHLVRYHCKNFYRLHTEGDGVYTLNREKQWVNKAVGETLPECEAVCGKPKHPVDQVQRIIGGLQDAKGSFPWQAKMISRHNLTTGATLINEKWLLTTAKNLFLNHTANATAKDIAPTLKLYVGRNQLVEIEKVVLHPNYSQIDIGLIKLKHKVPVNERVMPICLPSKDYAEEGRVGYVSGWGRNAIFNFTEHLKYVMLPVAAQDKCVKYYEGSTVPEKKKPKSPVGVQPILNEHTFCAGMSKYQEDTCYGDAGSAFAIHDQDDDTWYAAGILSFDKSCASAEYGVYVKVPSILDWVQKTTADN from the exons ATGGGGGCTACTTCTTGGTCCTATCACTTCCAtgtatctgtttttcttttctggctGCTTTATGGGAGGGGTGTGTTGTGGACAGACCAACTTTGCCCTCCTTTCCTGTCTTGTCTCTGTAGCGCCCTCGGAGCTGTCGTTGCCCTCCTGCTCTGGGGGCAGCTTTTTGCAGTGGACGTTGGCAATGAGGCCACAGATATTGCAG atGATGGCTGCCCAAAACCCCCTGAGATTGCGAACGGCTACGTGGAGCACTTGGTCCGCTATCACTGTAAGAACTTCTACAGACTGCACACTGAAGGAGATG gAGTGTACACTTTAAACAGGGAGAAGCAGTGGGTAAATAAAGCCGTTGGAGAGACACTTCCTGAATGCGAAGCAG TATGTGGAAAGCCTAAGCATCCAGTGGATCAGGTGCAACGGATCATAGGAGGACTACAGGATGCCAAAGGCAGCTTTCCCTGGCAGGCTAAGATGATCTCTCGCCATAATCTCACCACGGGGGCCACGCTGATAAATGAAAAATGGCTGTTGACCACAGCTAAAAACCTCTTCCTGAATCATACAGCTAATGCAACAGCAAAGGACATTGCTCCTACTTTAAAACTCTACGTGGGAAGAAATCAGCTTGTGGAGATTGAGAAAGTGGTTCTGCACCCTAACTACTCCCAGATAGACATTGGGCTCATCAAACTCAAACATAAGGTGCCTGTTAATGAGAGAGTAATGCCCATTTGCCTACCTTCAAAGGATTATGCCGAAGAGGGACGTGTGGGTTATGTGTCTGGCTGGGGGCGGAATGCTATCTTCAATTTTACTGAGCACCTGAAGTATGTTATGCTGCCCGTGGCTGCCCAAGATAAGTGTGTAAAGTACTATGAAGGCAGCACAGTACctgaaaagaaaaaaccaaagagCCCTGTTGGGGTGCAGCCCATACTGAATGAACATACCTTCTGTGCGGGAATGTCCAAGTATCAGGAAGACACTTGCTACGGTGATGCTGGGAGCGCCTTTGCCATCCATGACCAGGATGACGACACCTGGTATGCAGCCGGGATCCTGAGCTTTGATAAGAGCTGTGCTTCGGCCGAGTATGGGGTGTATGTAAAGGTGCCCTCCATCCTGGACTGGGTTCAGAAAACCACAGCTGACAACTAA